In the genome of Cloacibacillus sp., one region contains:
- a CDS encoding GntR family transcriptional regulator: protein MYRPDEADVAKKKSESLSNYVYEAIKKKIINGELAPGNSLMDRALAAEMGVSRTPIRDALKRLSQEGWVLWREHKGIVVSEVNSDDEYQLFLLREMIEPFIVRKIITTKRPQVLAGQLVVIADEMESVKDNPVEFMKKDMQFHTAIIEFLGVTKLGPLWEKICDDMTRLVVQSVRKRRPPDEIMEEHRILIESFWRADLETALECIGRHCRLIVEIYHNEA from the coding sequence TTGTACAGGCCGGATGAGGCGGACGTTGCCAAAAAGAAGTCCGAGAGTCTTTCAAACTATGTCTATGAGGCGATAAAAAAGAAGATAATCAACGGCGAGCTTGCCCCCGGTAACTCTCTCATGGACAGGGCTCTCGCCGCGGAGATGGGAGTCAGCCGCACGCCTATACGCGACGCGCTCAAGCGCCTCTCTCAGGAGGGCTGGGTGTTGTGGCGCGAACATAAGGGGATAGTAGTCTCCGAGGTAAATTCCGACGACGAATATCAGCTTTTTTTGCTGCGCGAGATGATCGAACCCTTCATTGTGCGAAAGATAATCACGACAAAGCGTCCTCAGGTGCTGGCGGGGCAGCTCGTGGTCATCGCCGACGAGATGGAGAGTGTGAAGGATAACCCCGTTGAATTTATGAAGAAGGATATGCAGTTCCACACGGCGATCATTGAATTTCTCGGCGTTACAAAGCTGGGGCCGCTGTGGGAAAAGATATGCGACGACATGACGCGTCTGGTCGTACAGTCTGTGCGTAAACGCCGCCCTCCCGACGAGATAATGGAGGAGCATAGGATACTGATAGAATCCTTCTGGCGGGCCGACCTTGAGACGGCGCTTGAGTGTATCGGCAGGCACTGCCGGCTTATAGTTGAGATATATCATAATGAAGCATAA